One window of Arvicola amphibius chromosome 6, mArvAmp1.2, whole genome shotgun sequence genomic DNA carries:
- the Zbtb17 gene encoding zinc finger and BTB domain-containing protein 17 yields MDFPQHSQRVLEQLNQQRQLGLLCDCTFVVDGVDFKAHKAVLAACSEYFKMLFVDQKDVVHLDISNAAGLGQVLEFMYTAKLSLSPENVDDVLAVASFLQMQDIITACHALKSLAEPASSPGENTEASALEGDKRAKEEKAAAAMLNRLDQARSSPHAGLSRELKEERGGQAESTASGAEQTEKADAPREPPPAELKPDPTSGMAAAEAEALSESSEQEVEVEPASKGEEEQEEEVTGPATVKEEGMHLENGETPEENEESAGTDSGQELGMEGRNLRSGTYGDRTESKAYGSIIHKCEDCGKEFTHTGNFKRHIRIHTGEKPFSCRECSKAFSDPAACKAHEKTHSPLKPYGCEECGKSYRLISLLNLHKKRHSGEARYRCGDCGKLFTTSGNLKRHQLVHSGQKPYQCDYCGRSFSDPTSKMRHLETHDTNKEHKCPHCDKKFNQVGNLKAHLKIHIADGPLKCRECGKQFTTSGNLKRHLRIHSGEKPYVCTHCQRQFADPGALQRHVRIHTGEKPCQCVMCGKAFTQASSLIAHVRQHTGEKPYVCERCGKRFVQSSQLANHIRHHDNIRPHKCSVCSKAFVNVGDLSKHIIIHTGEKPYLCDKCGRGFNRVDNLRSHVKTVHQGKAGIKILEPEEGGEVSVVTVDDMVTLATEALAATAVTQLTVVPVGAAVTADETEVLKAEISKAVKQVQEEDPNTHILYACDSCGDKFLDANSLAQHVRIHTAQALVMFQTDADFYQQYGPGSTWPAGQMLQAGELVFRPRDGAEGQPTLGETPPTAPDCPPPAE; encoded by the exons ATGGATTTCCCCCAGCACAGCCAGCGTGTCTTGGAGCAGCTGAACCAGCAGCGGCAACTGGGCCTTCTCTGTGACTGCACCTTTGTGGTGGATGGTGTTGACTTTAAGGCCCACAAGGCGGTGCTGGCAGCTTGCAGCGAATACTTCAAGATGCTCTTCGTGGACCAGAAGGACGTGGTACATCTGGACATCAGCAATGCGGCAG GCCTGGGGCAGGTGTTGGAGTTCATGTACACTGCTAAGCTGAGCCTTAGCCCGGAGAACGTGGATGATGTGCTGGCTGTTGCCAGCTTCCTCCAGATGCAGGATATTATCACAGCCTGCCATGCACTCAAGTCACTTGCTGAGCCGGCCAGCAGCCCTGGGGAAAATACAGAGGCCTCAGCTCTGGAAG GGGACAAGAGAGCCAAAGAAGAGAAGGCTGCCGCCGCCATGCTGAACAGGCTGGACCAAGCAAGAAGCAGTCCACATGCAGGCTTAAGCAGAGAGCTCAAAGAAGAGCGGggtggccaggcagaaagtacagCCAGTG GTGCAGAACAGACGGAGAAGGCTGATGCTCCCCGGGAGCCTCCACCTGCAGAACTCAAGCCGGACCCCACGAGCGGCATGGCTGCTGCAGAAGCTGAGGCCTTGTCAGAGAGCTCAGAGCAAG AAGTGGAAGTGGAACCAGCCAGCAAAGGAGAAGAGGAACAAGAGGAAGAGGTCACAGGGCCTGCCACAGTCAAGGAAGAGGGGATGCATCTGGAGAATGGGGAGACCCCTGAGGAGAATGAAGAGTCTGCGGGCACAGACTCTGGGCAGGAGCTTGGCATGGAAGGCCGGAACCTGCGCTCAGGCACCTATGGGGATCGCACTGAGTCCAAGGCTTATGGCTCCATCATCCACAAGTGCGAG GACTGTGGAAAGGAGTTCACGCACACGGGGAACTTCAAACGCCACATCCGCATCCACACGGGTGAGAAACCTTTCTCATGCCGGGAGTGCAGCAAGGCTTTCTCAGACCCCGCAGCATGCAAGGCCCATGAGAAGACACACAG CCCGTTGAAACCCTATGGGTGTGAGGAGTGTGGCAAGAGCTACAGGCTCATCAGCCTGCTGAACCTGCACAAGAAGAGGCACTCGGGGGAGGCCCGCTACCGCTGTGGGGACTGTGGCAAGCTCTTCACAACTTCAGGCAACCTCAAGCGCCACCAGCTGGTGCACAGTGGCCAGAAACCCTACCAGTGTGACTACTGTGGCCGCTCTTTCTCTGACCCCACCTCCAAGATGCGCCACCTGGAGACTCACGACACCAACAAGGAGCACAAGTGCCCGCACTGCGACAAGAAATTCAACCAG GTGGGGAACCTGAAGGCCCACTTGAAGATCCACATTGCCGATGGCCCTCTCAAGTGCCGGGAGTGCGGGAAGCAATTCACCACCTCAG GGAACCTCAAGCGGCACCTGCGGATCCACAGCGGGGAGAAACCCTACGTATGCACCCACTGTCAGCGGCAGTTTGCTGACCCAGGCGCGCTGCAGCGGCACGTACGGATCCACACGG GTGAGAAGCCGTGCCAGTGTGTGATGTGTGGCAAAGCCTTCACTCAAGCCAGCTCCCTCATCGCCCATGTGCGCCAACACACGGGGGAGAAGCCCTACGTCTGTGAGCGCTGTGGCAAGAG ATTCGTCCAGTCCAGCCAGTTGGCCAATCACATTCGCCACCATGACAACATCCGACCACACAAGTGCAGCGTGTGTAGCAAGGCCTTTGTGAATGTGGGGGACCTGTCCAAGCACATAATCATCCACACTG gagAGAAGCCTTACCTGTGTGACAAGTGTGGCCGTGGCTTCAACCGGGTAGACAACCTGCGCTCTCACGTGAAGACCGTGCATCAGGGCAAGGCGGGCATCAAGATcctggagccagaagagggtggtgagGTCAGCGTGGTCACTGTGGATGACATGGTCACACTGGCCACAGAGGCACTGGCAGCAACAGCGGTTACTCAGCTCACAG TGGTACCAGTGGGGGCCGCGGTGACAGCTGATGAGACAGAAGTACTGAAAGCCGAGATCAGCAAGGCTGTCAAGCAGGTGCAGGAAGAAG accccaacacccacatcctCTACGCTTGTGATTCCTGTGGGGACAAGTTCCTGGATGCCAACAGCCTGGCCCAGCATGTTCGGATCCATACAGCCCAGGCACTGGTCATGTTCCAGACAGATGCGGACTTCTACCAGCAGTATGGGCCGGGCAGCACATGGCCAGCTGGGCAAATGctgcaggctggagagctggtctTCCGTCCTAGGGATGGGGCTGAGGGCCAGCCCACACTGGGAGAAACTCCACCCACAGCTCCGGATTGCCCACCGCCTGCAGAGTGA